A genomic region of Trichothermofontia sichuanensis B231 contains the following coding sequences:
- a CDS encoding MFS transporter, which yields MSESRASFLETWGVLIIMGLASLIVVLDTPMMMMAISAVVADLNTTVQGVQAAIALSAMVIAAFTLAGSQLGAVFGMKWIFTIGLIGYGIGTLTAALTPNIELLALGWSLIKGMGAALILPMVLTVLMRHYEGQRLALSLGVVAAAQVVGVAIGPIFGGFMASQFSWRWAFGSETLIVVVMLALVSLLPQSEPQPEVRIDWLGILLLATGLIFIIFGGVLASNYGWLWAKQPFGVGNWEVTPFGLSIVPFLMALGCVSLAVLGLWQRQQMQVGYPPLVRLDWLHNRSLLAAVTGLLHLMLTGILFTMPVFLQGGLGLSPLKSAMILLPLLISLLLIALTSPSLGQWVQPKYIMMFGLAIMLSGLAVLHQALVATLQGEELLAGLLVLGSGLGLVWAQVTQTTLARMRQDAIGAVLDLNHTVKQIGTGLGAAIVGSLLISALLRGIVTGVDQQQTLDWQTRQTTIVALQAAAQDLSPAQKTAFLSRLSAEEQTRLTAAVTHSWTHAMQIVLLATIGLTLLCLVAVFFL from the coding sequence ATGTCGGAATCACGCGCTTCCTTTCTTGAAACCTGGGGTGTTCTCATCATCATGGGTTTAGCCTCTTTGATCGTCGTGCTTGACACCCCAATGATGATGATGGCCATTTCAGCCGTTGTGGCGGACTTGAATACAACAGTGCAAGGGGTTCAGGCAGCGATCGCGCTGTCGGCAATGGTTATAGCCGCTTTCACGCTCGCCGGGAGTCAGTTGGGGGCTGTCTTCGGTATGAAGTGGATCTTTACCATTGGCCTGATCGGCTATGGAATTGGTACCCTAACGGCAGCGCTGACCCCCAATATCGAACTGCTTGCTCTGGGTTGGTCACTCATCAAGGGCATGGGGGCGGCGCTGATCTTGCCGATGGTGTTGACAGTGCTCATGCGCCATTATGAGGGCCAGCGGCTAGCCCTGAGTTTGGGCGTGGTTGCAGCTGCTCAGGTTGTAGGCGTTGCGATCGGCCCCATCTTTGGCGGTTTCATGGCGTCTCAGTTCAGTTGGCGTTGGGCCTTTGGGAGTGAAACGCTGATTGTGGTAGTGATGTTGGCTCTAGTGTCTCTTCTGCCTCAGTCAGAACCGCAACCGGAGGTGCGCATCGACTGGCTGGGGATACTGCTACTGGCGACAGGGTTGATCTTTATCATCTTTGGGGGGGTCCTGGCGAGTAACTATGGCTGGCTATGGGCAAAGCAGCCGTTTGGGGTAGGGAATTGGGAGGTTACGCCTTTTGGACTGTCGATCGTGCCGTTCCTGATGGCGTTGGGATGCGTTTCCCTGGCGGTATTGGGCCTGTGGCAACGACAACAGATGCAGGTGGGGTATCCCCCCCTAGTGCGCCTGGACTGGCTACACAACCGGTCCTTGCTGGCAGCGGTTACAGGGTTGTTGCATCTGATGCTGACCGGAATTTTGTTTACCATGCCGGTGTTTTTGCAGGGGGGGCTGGGCCTGAGTCCACTGAAAAGCGCAATGATCTTACTGCCCCTGTTGATCAGTCTTCTCCTGATTGCTCTGACGTCCCCCAGTCTAGGGCAGTGGGTTCAACCCAAATACATCATGATGTTTGGGTTAGCGATCATGCTCAGCGGCCTAGCGGTTCTCCACCAGGCGCTGGTTGCCACTCTTCAAGGCGAGGAGCTATTAGCCGGCCTGCTGGTCTTGGGCAGTGGGCTAGGGTTGGTATGGGCACAGGTCACCCAGACAACGCTGGCCAGAATGCGTCAGGACGCGATCGGGGCGGTATTGGATCTCAATCATACGGTGAAGCAGATAGGGACGGGCTTAGGAGCGGCGATCGTCGGTTCACTCCTCATCAGCGCTCTCCTGAGGGGAATTGTCACCGGCGTTGATCAACAGCAGACCCTGGATTGGCAGACCCGGCAGACAACGATCGTCGCGTTGCAAGCGGCGGCCCAAGACCTGTCGCCTGCCCAAAAGACGGCTTTTCTCAGCCGATTGTCTGCTGAAGAACAGACCCGTCTCACGGCAGCCGTCACCCATTCCTGGACCCATGCCATGCAAATCGTCCTCCTGGCAACGATCGGCTTGACGTTACTCTGCCTAGTTGCCGTCTTTTTCCTCTAG
- a CDS encoding precorrin-8X methylmutase — translation MEWHTTDAQSLALIDQEIGQHAFSPSEYEIVRRVIYATADFEYKSLIRFSDQALQSGAAALAARSTIIVDVPLVQVSIAPYIQNTFANPVYCSMEALTRPQKGKTKAAWGIETLARRYPEGIFVVGQAQTALTSLVQLIEQEVIRPALVIGTPAAFVDVEEAKERLKDSLVPHIRIEGRKGNAIVASAIVNGLVDLAWQAYGAQEGSAFGQKF, via the coding sequence ATGGAATGGCATACTACGGATGCCCAGAGTCTTGCCCTCATTGACCAGGAGATTGGTCAACATGCCTTCTCACCTTCGGAATATGAAATTGTCCGGCGGGTCATTTATGCGACGGCTGACTTCGAGTATAAATCCCTGATTCGCTTCTCCGATCAAGCCCTCCAGTCTGGGGCAGCAGCCCTCGCCGCCCGGAGTACGATTATCGTTGATGTCCCGTTGGTGCAGGTTAGCATTGCACCCTATATCCAGAACACCTTCGCCAATCCGGTCTATTGCAGCATGGAGGCCCTCACCCGGCCCCAAAAGGGTAAAACCAAGGCTGCCTGGGGGATTGAAACCCTGGCCCGTCGCTACCCAGAGGGGATTTTTGTCGTCGGGCAGGCACAAACCGCCCTCACCAGTCTAGTACAACTAATCGAGCAGGAGGTGATCCGTCCAGCCCTAGTGATTGGAACGCCAGCCGCATTCGTGGATGTGGAGGAAGCCAAGGAGCGTCTGAAGGATTCCCTGGTACCCCATATTCGGATTGAAGGCCGTAAGGGCAATGCGATCGTCGCCAGCGCGATCGTGAATGGTCTGGTGGATCTGGCATGGCAAGCCTATGGTGCCCAGGAGGGGAGTGCGTTCGGCCAAAAGTTTTAG
- the sufR gene encoding iron-sulfur cluster biosynthesis transcriptional regulator SufR: MPSIALHMTTTQHTSTKQDILQFLLKHGQATAQTLADALDISPQAVRRHLKDLEADALILHHSVQEGTGRPTHVYELSQTGRAQFPANYDRFALSLLDTLAETVGEEGVGSILRKQWQRKALEYQQQLGKGSLRDRVERLANLRRAEGYMAEWYPVEASKTGGTATQFILTEHNCAISSVAESFPSVCGHELEMFAAALPDCVVERTHWINEGQHRCGYLIQAKLDERSA, encoded by the coding sequence ATGCCGTCGATCGCACTGCACATGACGACTACCCAGCACACCTCAACCAAGCAAGACATTCTGCAATTCTTGCTCAAACATGGACAGGCTACGGCCCAAACCCTTGCTGACGCCCTCGACATCAGCCCCCAAGCGGTGCGACGCCATCTTAAGGATCTGGAGGCTGACGCGCTCATTTTGCATCACTCAGTGCAGGAGGGGACCGGACGCCCCACCCATGTCTATGAACTCAGCCAGACTGGACGGGCACAATTCCCTGCTAATTACGATCGCTTTGCCCTCTCGCTGCTGGATACGCTGGCGGAAACAGTTGGAGAAGAAGGGGTGGGATCGATTCTACGCAAACAATGGCAACGCAAGGCGCTGGAATATCAGCAACAGTTAGGCAAGGGCAGTTTACGCGATCGCGTGGAACGCCTGGCGAACCTGCGGCGGGCAGAGGGCTATATGGCGGAGTGGTACCCCGTCGAGGCCAGTAAGACAGGGGGGACAGCGACACAGTTTATCTTGACAGAGCACAATTGCGCGATTTCCAGCGTGGCTGAATCGTTCCCCAGTGTGTGTGGCCATGAGCTGGAGATGTTTGCAGCGGCACTACCGGATTGTGTGGTGGAGCGGACCCACTGGATCAACGAGGGTCAGCACCGGTGTGGCTATTTAATTCAGGCTAAGTTGGATGAGCGATCAGCCTGA
- a CDS encoding lysophospholipid acyltransferase family protein, which yields MTIKPLPPYSGWSLTERDPAFIKAWLPFWGWFYHHYFRVESDGWEHIPTQGAALLVGTHNGGLAAPDMFMAMYDWYRQFGCDRLCYGLMHPKVWQFYRPLAELAVRSGAIMAHPQMAIAALRQQACVLVYPGGAQDVFRPYWQRNRIHFADRKGFIKLALREQVPLVPIISWGAHDTLFVLADLYEPMQKLLKTCNLPWLFNIDPEVFPIYLGLPWGISIGPLMNFPLPRKIWLRVCPAITFDRYGRAAARDLDYVETCYQIVLTTMQHHLDCLIQEAELAPTA from the coding sequence ATGACGATCAAACCCCTACCCCCCTATAGTGGGTGGTCATTAACCGAGCGTGATCCTGCGTTTATTAAGGCCTGGTTACCCTTTTGGGGTTGGTTTTATCACCACTATTTTCGAGTCGAAAGTGATGGCTGGGAGCATATTCCCACCCAGGGGGCTGCCCTACTGGTGGGAACCCACAACGGCGGGCTGGCGGCTCCGGATATGTTTATGGCGATGTACGATTGGTATCGCCAGTTTGGCTGCGATCGCCTCTGCTATGGGTTAATGCATCCCAAGGTCTGGCAATTCTATCGTCCTCTGGCCGAGCTAGCCGTCAGAAGTGGGGCAATCATGGCTCACCCCCAAATGGCGATCGCCGCCCTCCGACAACAAGCCTGCGTGCTGGTCTATCCCGGCGGTGCTCAGGACGTCTTCCGACCCTATTGGCAACGCAATCGCATTCATTTTGCCGATCGTAAAGGATTTATCAAGCTAGCCCTCCGGGAGCAAGTTCCCCTCGTGCCCATTATTTCCTGGGGGGCACACGATACCCTTTTCGTACTGGCTGACCTGTATGAACCGATGCAAAAATTGCTTAAAACCTGCAACCTCCCCTGGTTATTTAATATCGATCCAGAGGTGTTTCCCATCTATTTGGGCCTACCCTGGGGTATTAGTATTGGTCCCTTGATGAACTTTCCGTTACCGCGCAAAATCTGGTTACGGGTGTGTCCTGCTATTACCTTTGACCGCTATGGACGGGCTGCCGCTAGAGACCTGGATTATGTGGAAACCTGTTATCAAATCGTGCTGACCACGATGCAGCACCACCTGGATTGCCTGATCCAGGAAGCTGAACTCGCGCCGACGGCTTAA
- the sufD gene encoding Fe-S cluster assembly protein SufD produces the protein MTVQVSPALAGLGGSRSPDDSVTSPVTYRTAYLANLQRLAAAQASTGPAVAWLAQLRSQAAAHLSELSLPTTHDEDWRFTDLSALLEVTIAGAGELAQPLAADAITPLGLPESSTSQLVFINGHYQAAASNLTGLPTGVFVGNLAAALQHPELSAQLPNYLGGVAGSREVFAALNTIGLADAAIIWIPKNCVITTPIHCLFITVPQAQPQLIQPRCLVVAEAGSAVTLVESYRQATGETPIFTNSVTEIWLGENAQMEHSRIQWQSATAFQVGKTVVSQAKDSRYTNHAINLESQIGRHTLTIAQTGEQTETTLNGLTIAAGEECLDTHTAVDLSFPYSRVRQLQKCIVADRGHAVFNGAIIVGQKAQQTDAGQLSRNLLLSPKARVDTKPQLEIIADNVKCTHGATVSQLEADEIFYLQSRGLDREMAQKLLVDAFAAEVINQLPLTSLQKQLTQAVKAEVNL, from the coding sequence ATGACTGTACAAGTTTCTCCGGCATTAGCGGGGTTAGGGGGTTCACGATCGCCCGATGATAGCGTGACTTCGCCAGTGACCTATCGCACGGCCTATTTGGCGAATCTTCAGCGTTTAGCAGCGGCGCAGGCGTCTACTGGACCAGCGGTAGCTTGGTTAGCCCAACTGCGATCGCAGGCAGCGGCCCATCTCTCGGAACTGAGTTTGCCCACAACCCATGATGAGGATTGGCGGTTTACCGATTTATCAGCCCTGCTTGAGGTGACGATCGCGGGGGCAGGTGAACTTGCCCAGCCCCTCGCGGCTGACGCGATCACGCCTTTGGGCCTCCCGGAAAGCTCAACCAGCCAGTTAGTGTTCATCAACGGCCACTATCAGGCGGCAGCGTCTAACCTGACGGGACTACCGACGGGGGTATTTGTGGGGAATTTGGCCGCAGCCTTGCAGCATCCTGAATTATCGGCCCAATTACCTAACTATTTAGGTGGAGTTGCGGGATCACGGGAGGTCTTTGCTGCCTTGAACACGATCGGGCTAGCGGATGCCGCCATTATTTGGATTCCGAAAAATTGTGTCATCACCACGCCGATTCATTGCCTATTTATCACCGTCCCCCAAGCCCAGCCCCAGTTGATTCAACCCCGGTGTTTAGTGGTTGCGGAAGCGGGCAGTGCCGTTACCCTGGTGGAATCCTATCGTCAGGCGACGGGTGAAACGCCCATATTCACTAACAGCGTCACCGAGATCTGGTTGGGGGAAAATGCCCAGATGGAGCATAGCCGCATCCAGTGGCAAAGTGCGACGGCTTTTCAGGTGGGTAAAACTGTCGTTTCCCAGGCCAAAGATAGCCGTTATACCAACCATGCGATTAATCTAGAAAGCCAGATTGGCCGTCATACGTTGACGATCGCGCAAACAGGGGAACAAACCGAAACAACATTGAATGGACTCACGATCGCGGCAGGGGAGGAGTGCTTAGACACCCATACGGCAGTTGATTTATCTTTCCCCTATAGTCGCGTGCGGCAGTTACAGAAATGTATTGTTGCCGATCGGGGCCATGCGGTGTTCAACGGGGCTATTATAGTTGGCCAAAAGGCTCAGCAAACCGATGCCGGACAGTTGAGCCGTAACTTGCTGTTATCACCCAAAGCACGGGTCGATACCAAACCCCAGTTGGAGATTATTGCGGATAACGTCAAATGTACCCACGGGGCTACGGTCAGCCAATTAGAAGCCGATGAGATTTTCTATCTGCAAAGTCGCGGCCTCGATCGTGAAATGGCCCAAAAGCTGCTGGTGGATGCCTTTGCCGCCGAGGTGATTAACCAGTTACCCCTCACCTCTTTACAAAAGCAACTAACCCAGGCAGTGAAAGCCGAGGTGAATCTCTAA
- the sufB gene encoding Fe-S cluster assembly protein SufB, protein MTAAVKNLVNQPYKYGFVTEIESDTIPRGLTEETVRLISAKKGEPEFMLAFRLKAFCQWQKLKEPTWPAVSYPPIDYQDIIYYSAPKVQAKKQSLEEVDPVLLETFEKLGIPLSEQKRLANVAVDAVFDSVSVATTFREKLAKEGVIFCSIAEAVREYPDLVQKYLGSVVPTGDNYFAALNSAVFSDGSFVYIPKGVHCPMELSTYFRINNGESGQFERTLIIAEEGSYVSYLEGCTAPMFDTNQLHAAVVELVALDNAEIKYSTVQNWYAGDANGKGGIYNFVTKRGLCQGVNSKISWTQVETGSAITWKYPSCVLVGDNSVGEFYSVALTNNYQQADTGTKMIHVGRNTRSTIVSKGISAGHSKNSYRGLVKIGPKAEGARNYSQCDSMLIGDRAQANTFPYIQVQNQKARVEHEASTSKIGEDQLFYFAQRGIAAEDAISMMISGFCKEVFNQLPMEFAVEADRLLSLKLEGSVG, encoded by the coding sequence ATGACAGCAGCAGTTAAAAATCTGGTCAATCAGCCTTACAAGTATGGCTTTGTCACCGAGATCGAGTCCGATACGATTCCCCGTGGGTTGACGGAAGAAACGGTTCGGCTGATTTCGGCCAAGAAGGGTGAACCGGAGTTTATGTTGGCGTTCCGGTTAAAGGCCTTTTGCCAGTGGCAAAAGCTGAAGGAACCGACTTGGCCAGCGGTGAGCTATCCGCCGATCGACTACCAGGACATCATTTACTATTCGGCTCCCAAGGTGCAGGCAAAGAAGCAAAGCCTGGAGGAAGTCGATCCGGTGTTGTTGGAAACCTTTGAGAAGTTGGGGATTCCGCTGTCGGAGCAAAAGCGACTGGCGAATGTGGCGGTGGACGCTGTATTTGATAGTGTCTCCGTGGCGACGACCTTCCGGGAAAAGCTGGCGAAGGAAGGGGTAATTTTTTGTTCGATCGCGGAAGCGGTGCGCGAGTATCCCGATCTGGTGCAAAAGTATCTGGGTAGTGTGGTGCCGACGGGGGATAACTACTTTGCGGCGCTGAATTCGGCGGTATTCAGTGATGGCTCCTTTGTCTATATTCCCAAAGGTGTCCATTGTCCGATGGAACTGTCCACCTATTTCCGGATTAATAACGGTGAATCGGGGCAGTTTGAACGGACGCTGATTATTGCTGAGGAAGGTAGCTACGTGAGCTATCTGGAGGGATGTACTGCGCCGATGTTTGACACCAACCAACTCCATGCGGCGGTGGTGGAGTTGGTGGCTCTGGACAATGCTGAAATCAAATACTCGACGGTACAAAACTGGTACGCCGGGGATGCCAACGGCAAGGGCGGGATTTACAACTTTGTCACCAAGCGGGGTCTTTGCCAGGGGGTGAATTCCAAGATTTCTTGGACGCAGGTGGAAACCGGTTCTGCGATTACTTGGAAGTATCCCAGTTGTGTGCTGGTGGGGGATAATTCGGTTGGTGAGTTCTATTCTGTGGCGCTGACGAATAACTATCAGCAGGCGGATACGGGCACCAAGATGATCCACGTTGGGCGTAATACCCGCAGTACGATCGTCTCCAAGGGCATTTCGGCAGGGCACTCCAAAAACAGCTATCGCGGGCTGGTGAAGATCGGTCCCAAGGCGGAAGGGGCGCGGAATTATTCCCAGTGTGATTCGATGCTGATTGGCGATCGGGCGCAGGCGAATACGTTCCCCTATATCCAGGTGCAAAACCAGAAGGCCAGGGTGGAGCATGAAGCTTCGACCTCTAAGATCGGTGAAGACCAATTGTTCTACTTTGCTCAGCGAGGGATTGCCGCCGAAGATGCGATTTCGATGATGATTAGTGGCTTCTGCAAGGAAGTGTTTAATCAACTGCCGATGGAGTTTGCCGTTGAAGCCGATCGCCTGCTGAGTTTGAAGCTGGAGGGCAGTGTTGGGTAG
- a CDS encoding ferredoxin thioredoxin reductase catalytic beta subunit, which translates to MQTTQPQQASDKSLEAMRHFSETYAKRTGTYFCSDPSITAVVIEGLAKHKDEYGSPLCPCRHYEDKQAEVHASYWNCPCVPMRERRECHCMLFLMPDNPFAGTKQEITFEEIRGTTNAVSAH; encoded by the coding sequence ATGCAAACCACCCAGCCCCAACAAGCCTCAGACAAAAGCCTGGAAGCCATGCGGCATTTCTCCGAGACCTACGCCAAGCGCACAGGTACTTACTTCTGTAGCGACCCCAGTATTACGGCGGTGGTGATTGAGGGGTTGGCCAAGCATAAGGATGAGTATGGGTCGCCCCTGTGTCCCTGTCGCCACTACGAAGACAAGCAGGCCGAGGTTCACGCCAGCTATTGGAATTGTCCCTGCGTGCCCATGCGGGAGCGGCGGGAATGTCACTGCATGTTGTTCCTGATGCCGGATAACCCGTTTGCGGGTACTAAGCAAGAAATTACTTTTGAAGAGATTCGCGGCACCACCAATGCCGTATCGGCCCACTAA
- a CDS encoding SufS family cysteine desulfurase — protein MTLIQEKTLAAKVRADFPILHQEVHGHPLAYLDNAATSQKPLLVLDTLRDYYTQYNSNVHRGVHTLSAKATDAYEGAREKVARFVKARSHQEIVFTRNASEAINLVAYSWGLNTLQAGDEIILSVMEHHSNIIPWQLVAQKTGAVLRYVELTSMGEFDLEQYQSLLSDRTKLVAVVHVSNTLGCINPVTEITTLAHQVGAKVLIDACQSTPHLAIDVQAIDCDWLVASGHKMCAPTGIGFLYGKREVLRSMPPFLGGGEMIADVFLDHATYADVPHKFEAGTPAIGEAIALGAAVDYLTQIGMDKIEAYEHELTAYLFRQLQTLPSVTVYGPQPAADGSGRAALASFTTGEVHPHDLSTILDQAGIAIRAGHHCTQPLHRHLGIQSTARASLYFYNTYEEIDRFIVALKDAIDFFGEIFG, from the coding sequence ATGACCCTGATTCAAGAGAAAACCCTAGCAGCCAAAGTTCGCGCCGACTTCCCCATCCTGCATCAGGAAGTTCACGGTCATCCCCTCGCGTATCTGGACAATGCCGCCACATCACAAAAGCCGTTACTGGTCCTGGATACGCTGCGGGATTACTACACACAGTACAACTCGAATGTGCATCGCGGCGTTCATACCCTGAGTGCCAAGGCCACTGATGCCTATGAGGGGGCACGGGAGAAAGTGGCACGGTTTGTGAAGGCGCGATCGCACCAGGAAATTGTCTTTACCCGTAATGCCAGTGAAGCGATTAATTTGGTGGCCTATAGCTGGGGGTTGAATACCCTACAGGCGGGCGATGAAATTATCCTCTCGGTGATGGAACACCACAGTAACATTATTCCCTGGCAGTTGGTGGCCCAGAAGACGGGGGCGGTGTTGCGCTATGTGGAATTGACCTCGATGGGTGAGTTTGATTTAGAACAGTATCAATCCCTGTTGAGCGATCGCACCAAGCTGGTTGCGGTAGTCCATGTGTCGAATACGTTGGGCTGCATTAATCCGGTCACGGAAATTACCACGTTGGCCCATCAAGTGGGGGCAAAGGTCTTGATTGATGCCTGTCAGAGCACCCCCCATCTGGCGATCGATGTGCAGGCGATCGACTGTGATTGGCTAGTGGCGTCCGGTCATAAGATGTGTGCGCCGACGGGGATAGGGTTCCTCTATGGCAAGCGGGAGGTGTTGCGATCGATGCCACCATTTTTGGGTGGCGGTGAAATGATTGCCGATGTATTTTTGGATCATGCCACCTATGCCGATGTGCCCCATAAGTTTGAGGCTGGAACACCCGCGATCGGGGAAGCGATCGCCCTAGGGGCAGCGGTGGATTATCTCACTCAAATTGGCATGGACAAAATTGAAGCCTATGAGCATGAGTTGACGGCCTACTTGTTCCGGCAATTGCAAACGTTACCATCGGTGACGGTCTATGGTCCCCAGCCAGCCGCAGACGGTTCAGGTCGGGCGGCGTTAGCCTCATTTACGACGGGTGAGGTGCATCCCCATGACCTTTCCACGATTTTGGATCAAGCTGGGATTGCGATCCGGGCAGGGCACCACTGTACGCAACCGTTGCATCGGCATCTGGGGATTCAATCCACGGCCCGTGCGAGCCTCTATTTCTACAATACCTACGAGGAAATCGATCGCTTTATTGTTGCCCTGAAGGACGCGATCGACTTTTTCGGTGAGATTTTTGGATAG
- the sufC gene encoding Fe-S cluster assembly ATPase SufC, protein MINANGEVILSVRNLSANVEDTPILKGLNLEIRAGEIHAIMGPNGSGKSTFSKILAGHPDYEVTGGEVIYQGKNLLDLEPEERAREGVFLAFQYPLEIPGVTNLDFLRVAYNAHRKHKGLEELDPLDFDDLIQERLEVVKMNPNFLSRSVNEGFSGGEKKRNEILQMALLEPTLAILDETDSGLDIDALKIVANGVNQLTRPDNAILLITHYQRLLDYIVPDYVHVMSAGRIIKTGTKELALELEARGYDWVLAAAAAGVA, encoded by the coding sequence GTGATTAATGCTAACGGTGAGGTCATTTTATCCGTTCGTAACTTGAGCGCAAATGTGGAGGATACCCCGATTCTCAAGGGGTTGAACCTGGAAATTCGGGCTGGGGAAATCCATGCCATCATGGGGCCAAATGGATCGGGGAAAAGTACATTTTCCAAAATCCTGGCGGGTCATCCTGATTATGAAGTCACGGGTGGTGAGGTCATTTATCAGGGTAAAAACCTGCTGGATCTGGAACCAGAGGAGCGGGCACGGGAGGGAGTATTTTTGGCCTTCCAATATCCGCTGGAGATCCCCGGTGTGACTAACCTGGATTTCCTACGGGTTGCCTACAATGCCCATCGCAAACATAAAGGGTTAGAGGAGCTTGATCCCCTGGATTTTGATGATTTGATTCAGGAACGGCTGGAAGTGGTGAAAATGAACCCTAACTTCCTGAGCCGCAGTGTTAATGAGGGGTTCTCCGGGGGCGAGAAAAAGCGCAATGAGATCTTGCAAATGGCATTGCTGGAGCCGACGCTGGCGATCCTGGATGAAACCGATTCCGGCCTGGATATTGATGCGCTGAAAATTGTTGCCAATGGGGTGAATCAACTTACCCGGCCCGATAATGCGATTTTGCTGATCACCCACTATCAGCGGTTATTGGATTACATTGTCCCTGATTATGTCCATGTGATGAGTGCGGGACGAATTATTAAGACCGGCACCAAGGAATTGGCCCTGGAATTGGAAGCTAGGGGGTATGACTGGGTGTTGGCAGCGGCAGCAGCGGGGGTGGCCTGA